From the genome of Campylobacter concisus, one region includes:
- a CDS encoding TIR domain-containing protein: MGKNLFEYLQDIYQNKAKYTIVFISEQYKNKKWTRHEYRSVQVRALNEIEQEYILPVKFDDTELPGLNENLAYISAKNKTPKDIADFFIKKIGLTFNQRWWGKWERSSIVLSNTGSLLIKNVKQNGFIFDLIVQNGAYLGILENEYAKFISQNEAIFEEGESKIKFVKIKDGIQIEPINCQNLCGIGAYFDGIYEFQKDIFTFYDDIIDDFVLSKIYALITKDKKHDLENYSPESKWKDFLKCFGSSSAYIDNLDDFKATIIDAFAPGFYNEYAAILMLNDNKEIWGAFCDVDKIYYFTTEQRYKNKIPKTIENWASRFKTTDIIYLD; encoded by the coding sequence TTGGGGAAAAACTTATTTGAGTACCTTCAAGATATTTATCAAAATAAGGCTAAATACACAATAGTTTTTATTTCCGAGCAATATAAAAATAAAAAGTGGACCAGGCATGAGTATAGATCTGTTCAAGTAAGAGCACTAAACGAAATAGAACAAGAATACATACTTCCTGTTAAATTTGATGATACAGAATTGCCTGGTCTTAATGAAAATTTGGCATATATAAGTGCCAAAAACAAAACACCAAAAGACATAGCTGATTTTTTTATTAAAAAAATTGGATTAACCTTTAATCAAAGATGGTGGGGCAAATGGGAACGAAGTAGTATTGTGCTTAGCAATACAGGCTCTTTGCTTATAAAAAACGTAAAACAAAATGGTTTTATTTTTGATTTAATAGTTCAAAATGGAGCATATTTGGGTATATTGGAAAATGAATATGCCAAATTTATATCACAAAATGAAGCTATATTTGAAGAAGGCGAAAGTAAAATTAAATTTGTGAAAATAAAAGATGGAATTCAAATAGAGCCGATAAACTGTCAAAATTTGTGTGGCATAGGTGCATATTTCGACGGTATTTATGAATTTCAAAAGGATATTTTTACATTTTATGATGACATCATAGATGATTTTGTTTTATCAAAAATATATGCATTAATCACTAAAGATAAAAAACATGATTTAGAAAATTATAGTCCAGAATCCAAATGGAAAGATTTTCTAAAATGCTTTGGTAGTAGCAGTGCGTACATTGATAATCTTGATGACTTTAAAGCAACTATAATTGATGCATTTGCTCCAGGATTTTATAATGAATATGCTGCGATTTTAATGTTAAATGATAATAAAGAAATTTGGGGTGCTTTTTGTGATGTAGATAAAATATATTATTTTACAACGGAGCAAAGATACAAAAACAAAATTCCAAAAACTATAGAAAATTGGGCAAGTCGTTTCAAGACAACTGATATAATTTATTTGGATTAA